From Oryctolagus cuniculus chromosome 17, mOryCun1.1, whole genome shotgun sequence, a single genomic window includes:
- the KRT39 gene encoding keratin, type I cytoskeletal 39: MDTKSCATTTSSSTSCQNCSRTTNVISSSNTCHRGGLKANSCRVLRTVQVLGCQPTPCFCRRPIYLVNNFSACPSLDDWGCCGEGMNSHEKETMQILNDRLANYLEKVRVLEQENAQLEGKIQEECSRELPVLCPDYLSYYSTIEELQQKILCTKAENSRLVSQIDNTKLAADDLRAKYEAEVSLRQPVEADANSLRQILNALTLAKADLEARVQSLKEELLCLKSNHEEEVNSLQSQLGDRLNIEVTAAPSVDLNQVLQEMRCQYESIMETNRKDVEQWFNAQMEELNQEVVTSSQQQQCCQKEIIELRRTRNALEVELQAQHRMRDSQECMLTETEARYAALLAQIQSLIDNLEVQLAEIRSALEGQNQEYEILLDVKSRLEGEIATYRSLLESSDCELPWNPCATECESPMRTSCKARAPAYTSSVPQGIRKAYSACAPLSRILVKICTITQEIQDGKIISSHEHVQPCYITRLARV; the protein is encoded by the exons ATGGATACCAAGAGCTGTGCAACAACTACCTCCTCTTCAACCTCATGCCAAAACTGCTCTAGGACTACAAATGTTATCAGTTCCAGCAACACCTGCCATCGTGGTGGTCTGAAGGCCAACAGCTGCCGCGTTCTGAGAACTGTCCAGGTCCTGGGTTGCCAGCCCACTCCTTGCTTTTGTCGCAGACCCATCTACCTAGTAAATAACTTCAGTGCCTGTCCTTCTCTGGATGACTGGGGCTGCTGTGGCGAAGGCATGAACAGCCATGAGAAAGAGACCATGCAAATCCTGAACGACCGCCTTGCTAACTACCTGGAAAAGGTGCGAGTGCTGGAACAAGAGAATGCCCAGCTGGAGGGTAAAATCCAGGAAGAGTGCAGCAGAGAGCTCCCTGTCTTGTGTCCTGATTACCTGTCCTACTACTCTACCATTGAGGAGCTCCAGCAGAAG ATCTTGTGCACCAAGGCTGAGAATTCCAGACTGGTCTCACAAATTGACAACACCAAGCTGGCTGCAGATGACTTGAGAGCCAA GTATGAGGCTGAGGTGTCCCTGCGCCAGCCTGTGGAGGCCGATGCCAACAGCCTACGACAGATCCTGAATGCACTGACCCTGGCCAAGGCTGACCTGGAGGCGCGAGTCCAGTCTCTGAAGGAGGAGCTCCTCTGCCTCAAAAGCAACCATGAAGAG GAAGTTAATTCCTTACAGAGCCAGCTTGGGGACAGACTCAACATTGAAGTGACCGCTGCCCCTTCTGTTGACCTAAACCAGGTTCTACAAGAAATGAGATGTCAGTATGAGTCCATCATGGAAACAAACCGTAAAGATGTGGAACAATGGTTCAATGCGCAG ATGGAGGAGCTGAATCAAGAAGTGGTGACCAGCTCTCAACAGCAGCAATGCTGTCAGAAGGAGATCATAGAATTGAGACGCACCAGGAATGCTCTGGAAGTTGAACTGCAGGCCCAGCACCGAATG CGAGATTCCCAGGAATGCATGCTGACTGAGACGGAGGCCCGCTACGCAGCCCTGCTGGCCCAGATTCAGAGTCTGATCGACAACCTAGAGGTTCAGCTGGCAGAGATCCGGAGCGCCCTGGAAGGACAGAACCAAGAATACGAGATTCTACTGGATGTCAAGTCCCGGCTGGAGGGCGAGATTGCCACATACCGCAGCCTTCTGGAGAGCTCAGACTGCGA GCTTCCCTGGAACCCATGTGCCACCGAATGTGAATCTCCCATGCGTACTTCCTGTAAAGCCAGAGCCCCAGCCTACACCTCCTCGGTCCCCCAGGGGATCCGGAAGGCCTACAGTGCCTGTGCACCCCTGTCCCGGATCCTGGTTAAAATATGCACCATCACACAGGAGATCCAGGACGGGAAGATCATTTCCTCTCACGAGCACGTGCAGCCTTGCTACATCACCAGACTGGCCAGAGTCTAA